The proteins below come from a single Ictidomys tridecemlineatus isolate mIctTri1 chromosome 8, mIctTri1.hap1, whole genome shotgun sequence genomic window:
- the Abracl gene encoding costars family protein ABRACL, translating to MNVDHEVNLLVEEIHRLGSKNADGKLSVKFGVLFQDDKCANLFEALVGTLKAAKRRKVVTYPGELLLQGVHDDVDIILLQD from the exons ATGAATGTGGATCATGAAGTTAACCTCTTAGTGGAGGAAATTCATCGTTTGGGTTCAAAAA ATGCTGATGGAAAGTTAAGTGTGAAATTTGGGGTCCTCTTCCAAGATGACAAATGTGCCAATCTCTTTGAAGCATTGGTAGGAACTCTCAAAGCTGCAAAACGAAGGAAGGTTGTCACATATCCAGGAGAGCTACTCTTGCAAGGTGTTCATGATGATGTTGACATTATATTACTGCAAGATTAA